From the genome of Miscanthus floridulus cultivar M001 chromosome 10, ASM1932011v1, whole genome shotgun sequence, one region includes:
- the LOC136490195 gene encoding disease resistance protein BAK6-like, producing MAAQFAAAGVLIGLLALATFASCNTEGDILYKQRLAWKDPNNVLQSWDSTLANPCTWLHVTCNNNNSVIRVDLGNAGISGPLLPDLGELENLQYIELYGNRLNGSIPETLGNLTNLISLDLWVNLLTGPIPSTLGSISTLRYLRLYQNNLTGSIPSSFGNLTSLRELKLQENSLSGSIPASLGNVKTLQFLELNGNMLTGTVPLEVLSLVLVGNLTELNIARNNLDGTATSSGLRVSAIIQDMLKTT from the exons ATGGCGGCACAGTTTGCAGCAGCAGGAGTCCTCATCGGGCTTCTCGCTCTTGCAACATTTGCAAGCTGCAACACTGAAG GTGACATACTGTACAAGCAAAGGTTGGCATGGAAGGACCCAAACAATGTGCTGCAGAGCTGGGATTCGACGCTTGCCAATCCCTGCACCTGGCTCCATGTCACCTGCAACAACAATAACTCCGTCATCCGTGT GGATTTGGGCAATGCAGGCATCTCCGGCCCTCTGCTTCCAGATCTTGGAGAACTTGAGAACCTCCAGTACAT TGAGCTGTATGGCAACCGCCTGAACGGTTCGATTCCAGAAACACTGGGCAACCTGACTAATCTCATCAGCTTGGATCTCTGGGTCAACCTGCTTACCGGCCCAATACCATCTACGCTTGGTTCCATCAGCACGCTGCGATATCT GAGGTTGTACCAGAACAATCTGACAGGGTCTATACCATCATCGTTTGGCAATCTGACTAGCCTTCGGGAATTGAAGCTTCAAGAGAATTCATTGAGCGGCTCTATTCCTGCCTCCCTTGGCAACGTCAAAACATTACAGTTCTT GGAACTAAACGGGAATATGCTGACTGGCACGGTTCCACTGGAAGTCCTCTCCCTTGTCCTTGTTGGGAACCTGACCGAGCT AAATATTGCTAGAAACAACCTGGATGGCACCGCGACATCGTCCGGACTGAGAG TGTCTGCGATTATCCAGGATATGCTGAAGACTACATGA
- the LOC136488605 gene encoding uncharacterized protein, which translates to MAMPIDPSAAMEWALETCCHLLGGDQPEHGRMTAPSMQWQMPEAGSLKINVDGAYSQEPSTGATGAVLSDSSGNFFAASARWLDSLGSALLAEAEALRDGVQLIPGGTRERIILKTDSQELASLWNNRRMHRSEIAAILEDVEEMASNFISFQVLHTRLSANFAAHLCAQHASSFLANFVWLQPPSFLQNCLQFDCNNAV; encoded by the coding sequence ATGGCAATGCCGATTGACCCGAGTGCAGCAATGGAATGGGCACTTGAGACCTGCTGCCATCTATTAGGCGGCGACCAGCCTGAGCATGGAAGAATGACAGCGCCAAGCATGCAGTGGCAAATGCCAGAGGCGGGCTCCCTAAAGATCAATGTTGATGGGGCATACTCCCAGGAACCTAGCACAGGTGCAACGGGCGCGGTTCTGAGTGACAGTAGCGGAAATTTCTTTGCGGCGTCAGCTCGATGGTTGGATTCGTTGGGATCAGCACTCCTGGCAGAAGCTGAAGCGCTTCGGGATGGCGTGCAGCTCATACCAGGAGGCACCAGGGAGCGCATCATATTAAAGACGGATTCTCAGGAGCTGGCATCGCTGTGGAACAACAGAAGAATGCACCGGTCGGAGATAGCTGCAATCCTAGAAGATGTGGAGGAGATGGCGTCAAACTTTATCTCCTTCCAGGTTCTTCACACGAGACTATCAGCGAATTTTGCAGCTCACTTGTGCGCTCAGCACGCTTCTTCCTTTCTAGCAAATTTTGTATGGCTGCAGCCTCCTAGCTTCTTACAGAATTGCTTGCAATTCGATTGTAACAATGCTGTTTAA